tgtctatgtatccacacatgtatctgagtttcctaccaatacaattctagcatggataataaacgattatcatgaacaaggaaatataataataacctatttattattgcctctagggcatatttccaacagtcttccacttgcactagagtcaataatctagtccacatcaccatatgattaacactcataggtcacatcaccatgtgaccaacatccaaagagtttactagagtcaacaatctactccctccgtcccataatataagagcgttttttacactagtatagtgtaaaaaacgctcttatattatgggacggagggagtagttcacatcactatgtgattaacactcaatgagttctggtttgatcatgttatgcttgtgagagaggttattagtcaacgggtctgaacctttcagatccgtgtgtgctttacgaatatctatgtcatcttgtggatgctatcacgcgctatttggagccatttcaaataattgctctactatacgaatccggtttactactcagagtcatccggattagtgtcaaagttcgcatcgatgtaaccctttacgacgaactccttttcacctccataatcgagaaaattccttagtccactagatactaaggacaagttcgaccgctgtcatgtgatcctttcccggatcactattgtaccccttgcccaactcatggcaaggcacacttcatgtgcggtacatagcatagcatactgtagagcctacgtctaaagcataggggacgaccttcgtcctttctctctcttctgctgtggtcaggtcttgagtcttactcaatactcacaccttgtaacacagccaagaactccttctttgctaatctattttgaactctttcaaaatcatgtcaaggtgtgtgttctttgaaagtatcatcgggcgtcttgatctatctctatagatcttgatgcccaatatgtaagcagctttatccaggtcttcctttgaaaaactcctttcaaacaaccctttatgctttccagaaattttacatcatttcggatcaacaatatgtcattcacatatacttatcagaaatgttgtagcgctcccactcactttattgtaaatacaagtttctaacaaaatttgtataaacccaaaaactttgataactccatcaaagcgtatattctgactccgagatgcttgctctaatccatggaaggattgctggagctagcataccttttagcatccttaggatcgacaaaacctttctgattgtatcacatacaacctttccttacgaaaactggtaaggaaacttgttttgacatccatctgccagatttcataaatgcagctaatgctaacatggttccgacggacttaagcatcgctacggatgagaaaatctcatcgtagtcaactccttgaacttgtggaaatactctttaccacaagtcgagcttcatagacggtaacattaccgtccacgtccgtcttcttctcaaagatccatttatctcggatttcatggcttctaaccatttgtcggaatatgggcccaccatcgcttctccataactcgtaggttcagtattgtccaacaacatgatatctcagacaggatcacgtaccactctgaagtagcacgcatcctcgtcgtactacgaggtttggtagtgacttgatccgaagtttcatgatcactatcacaagcttccacttcaattggtgtaggtgccacaggaacaacttcatgtgccttgctacacactagtcgaagttatggttcaataacctcatcaagtctccaccatcctcccactcaattctttcgagagaaacttttcctcgagaaaggacccgttcctagaagcaattacttttgcttccagatctgaaataggaggtatacccaactgttttgggtattctatgaagatgcatttgtccgctttgggttcgagcttatcagcctgaaactttttcacataagcttcgcagccccaaacttttaagaaacgacatcttaggtttctctaaacggtgtcgtctcaacggaattgcgtggtgccccttttaaagtgaatgcggttgtctctaatgcctaacccataaacgataatggtaattcgataagtaacatcatggtatgcaccatatccaatagggtgcagttatgatgttcggacacaccatcacactatggtgttccaggcggtattaattatGAAACattttccacaatgtcttaattgtgtgccaaactcgtaactcagatactcatctctatgatcatatcatagacattttatcctcttgtcacgacgatcttcaacttcactctgaaattacttgaacctttcaataattcagacttgtgtttcatcaagtaaatacactcagcatctactcaaatcatctgtgaagtaagaacataacgatatccactgcatgcctcagcactcattggactgcatacatcaaaatgtattactttccaataagttgctctcttgttccatcttactgaaaacgaggcctttcagtcatcttgcccatgtggtatgatttgcatgtctcaagtgattcaaaatcaagtgagtccaaacgatccatctgcatggagtttcttcatgcatatataccaatagacatggttcgcatgtctcaatcttttcaaaaaccgagtgagtccaaagatccatcaacatggagcttcttcatgcgttttatcccaatatgactcaaatagcagtgccacaagtatgcggtactatcattactatcttatatcttttggcatgaacatgtgtatcactacgatcgagattcaataaaccatttattttaggtgcaagaccattgaaggtattattcaaataaaaagagtaaccattattcttcttaaatgaataaccgtattgcgataaacataatccaatcgcaaacaccaaataacaattatttaggtttaacaccaatctcgatggtagagggagcatgcgatgcttgatcacatcaaccttggaaacacttccaacacatatcgtcatctcacctttagctagtctccgtttattccgcagtttttatttcgagttactaacacttagcaaccgaaccggtatctaataccctggtgctgctaggagtactagtaaagtacacattcatataatgtatatccaatatacttctgtcgaccttgcctgccttctcatctaccaagtatctagggtagttccgcttcagtgaccgttcccctcattacagaagcacttagtctcgggtttgggttcaaccttgggattcttcactagagcagcaaatgatttgttgtttcatgaagtatcccttcttcccttgcccttcttgaaactagtggttttacaaaccatcaacaattgatgctccttcttgatttctactttcgcggtgtcaaacatcgcgaatagctcaaggatcatcataactatccctgatatgttatagttcatcacgaagctctactagcttggtggcagtgactatggagaaccatcactatctcatctaggagattaactcccactcgattcaagtgattgtggtactcagacaatctgagcacatgctcaacgattgagcttttctcccttagtttgcaggcttaagaaacttgtcagaggtctcatacctcttgacgtgggcactagtctgaaatcccaatttcagtcttcggaacatctcacatgttctgcgacgtttcaaaaacgtctctggtgccacaattctaaaccgttagcattacgcactgaactatcacgtagtcatcaaaacgtgtatgtcagacgtttcgtaacatctacagacgacgctgaggccagcacaccgagcggtgcattaaggacacaagccttctgtgcagcaatgaggacaatcctcagtttacggacccagtccgcataattgctactaccaactttcaactaaattttctctaggaacatatctcaaccagtagaactaaaacgcaagctatgacataatttgcaaagacctttttgactatgttcatgataatgaagttcatctgattaatgaatgaactcccactcagatagacatccctctagtcatctaagtgatacatgatccgagtcaaactaggccatgtccgatcatcacgtgagacggactagtcatcatcggtgaacatctccatgttaatcgcatctactatacgactcatgttcgacctttcaatctcttgtgttccgaggccatgtctgtacatgctaggctcgtcaagtcaacctaagtgtttcgcatgtcttccgaggccatgtctgtacatgctaggctcgtcaacacccgttgtattcgaacgttagaatctatcacacccgatcatcacgtggtgcttcgaaacaacgaaccttcgcaacggtgcacagttagggggaacacgtctcttgaaattttagtgagggatcatcttatttatgctaccgtcattctaagcaaataagatgtaaacatgacaaacatcacatgcaaatcataaagtgacgtgatatggccaatatcatcttgcgcctttgatctccatctttgaggcgcggcatgatcgccttcgtcaccggcatgacaccatgatctccatcatcatgatctccatcatcgtgtcttcatgaagttgtctcgccaactattacttctactactatggctaacggttagcaataaagtaaagtaattacatggcgttttctttgacacgcaggtcatacaataaattaagacaactcctatggctcctgccggttgtcatactcatcgacatgcaagtcgtgattcctattacaagaacaagatcaatctcatacatcacatatatcattcatcacatcgttttggccatatcacatcacatagcataccctgcataaacaagttagacgtcctctaattgttgttgcatgttttacgtggctgctatgggattctagcaagaatgtttcttacctacgcaaaagccacaacgtgatatgccaatttctatttacccttcataaggacccttttcatcgaatccgatccgactaaagtgggagagacagacacccgctagccaccttatgcaactagtgcatgtcagtcgatggaacctgtctcacgtaagtgtacgtgtaaggtcggtccgggccgcttcatcccacgatgccgccgaatcaagataagactagtaacggcaagtaaattgacaaaatcgacgcccacaactactttgtgttctactcgtgcatagaaactacgcatagacctagctctgataccactgttggagaacgtagcagaaattcaaaattttctacgcatcaccaagatcaatctatggagtaatctagcaacgaggggaaggggagtgcatctacataccattgtagatcgcgatgcggaagcgttgcaagaacgcggatgagggagtcgtactcgtagcgattcagatcgcggttgattccgatctgagcaccgaagaacggtgcctccgcgttcaacacacgtgcagcccggtgacgtctcccacgccttgatccagcaaggagagagggagaggttggggaagactccgtccagcagcagcacgacggcgtggtggtggtggaggagcgtggcaatcccgcagggcttcgccaagcaccgcgggagaggaggaggagggagaggggtagggctgcgccgaaagagagacgttctcatgtcttgggcagccccaaacctcaactatatatagggggggagggggctgcgccccctctagggtttccaccccaagggctggcggccagccctagatcccatctaagggggcggccaaggggaggagagggggggccactagggtgggccttaaggcccatctggacctagggtttgccccctcccactctcccatgcgccttgggccttggtgggggcgcaccagcccacctggggctggtcccctcccacacttggcccatgcagccttctggggctggtggccccacttggtggacccccgggaccctcccggtggtcccggtacattaccgataacacccgaaacttttccggtgaccaaaacaggacttcccatatataaatctttacctccggaccattccggaactcctcgtgacgtccgggatctcatccgggactccgaacaacattcggtaaccacgtacatactttccctataaccctagcatcatcgaaccttaagcgtgtagaccctacgggttcgggaaccatgcagacatgaccgagacgttttccggtcaataaccaacagcgggatctggatacccatgttggctcccacatgttccacgatgatctcatcggatgaaccacgatgtcggggattcaatcaatcccgtatacaattccctttgtctatcggtatgctacttgcccgagattcgatcgtcggtatctcgataccttgttcaatctcgttaccggcaagtctctttactcgttccgtaactcacatcatcccgtgatcaactccttggtcacattgtgcacattataatgatgtcctaccgagtgggcccagagatacctctccgtttacacggagtgacaaatcccagtctcgattcgtgccaacccaacagacactttcggagatacctgtagtgcacctttatagtcacccagttacgttgtgacgtttggtacacccaaagcattcctacggtatccgggagttgcacaatctcatggtctaaggaaatgatacttgacattaggaaagctctgagcaaacgaactacacgatcttgtgctaggcttaggattgggtcttgtccatcacatcattctcctaatgatgtgatcccgttatcaacgacatccaatgtccatggtcaggaaaccgtaaccatctattgatcaacgagctagtcaactagaggcttactagggacatggtgttgtctatgtatccacacatgtatctgagtttcctaccaatacaattctagcatggataataaacgattatcatgaacaaggaaatataataataacctatttattattgcctctagggcatatttccaacagtaggTTCTTCCTTGCTCATGTTCTGTTTGATAAAATGCCTATGAACTGACATGGCTCTTTTTCTTGTTTTGTTGCGTGTCCAGGTTATTTGCTCATTCTCTGCTCGTCTATGTCGTCAGCGAGAAGGTTCAGCGTGCTTTTGCTGGATTTATTTCTTAAGCCTATCCTGCTGCTTGTGGGTTGATCCTCCCTGTTACGTTGGAAAAAGCACACCCTTGTGTGCATAGGGTAGTTCTGATTCTAAGGTTCCCGGTTATTGCTTTCAGAGGTGTGTGTGTGTATTCATTTATGTATTCACATCCATGCTTGTGCGGTTTCCTCTGTTTTCGGTAACCAGTCCTGCATGCCTGCTTCTTATTTGCTTTGTCAATGTTCGTGTGTGCCTAACTCAATTGCTGCTTCTTTCATGTATGTGCTTTCTTATCCGGCAGATAAACTCCTGTTTTAATATGTGCATTTCCAAGTTTGACGCATCACTTGCTGTCGTTGGTTTAGTATGTGTTCTTCATAATGCAATGGGTTGTTTTGTTGCTCGGCAATGGATGCAAGTTAGTTAACTACCCAATAAATTAACCTACGGTTCTAGGGTTCAGTAGGTCTTTTGTTTGTTGCTTAGGCATACTTCTGTTGCTCACTGCTACATGCAAGTTCATTGTCAGGTTAGTTAACTGTTTTTGTGCTCACTCATGCATGAAAGTTAATTAACTATCCAATAAAATTAACCTCTGGTTTCAGGGTCTGGTAGGGCAGGTTCCTTTTAGGTTCATTAGCTGTTTTGTTGTCCACTGATGCATGCAAGTTAATTAACTATCTAATAAATTTAACCTGTCATTTCATTGTCTGGTAGGTTTTTTTTTGCTTCCTTATGCCTCTGTTCTTTTTGTTTGGTTGCTTGCTAATACACGCAGGTTGATTGGTTGTTCTTGTTGCTCACCGATGCATGCAAGTTAATTAATCATCCAGTAAAATGAACCTTATGCTCTCAGGGTCCATTAGGTATTTTTTTCTGCTTGTTAGTGTATTCTGAATCCTTATTGCTCTGTTCTTTCTGTTCCGTTGTAGGTTATTTCGTGTGCTTGGAGTTTGTGGGTGCTTTACCTCCTTTTATCGTCTTGTCGTTTGCTTCTTTGCCTGCCCAGGTTTGTGCAAGTCCTTTGGAGTTTCCTTTTCAACACCGTGTCTTGGCTGTTGTCCCTCATGTACGCCCCTTCTTCCTTTTGCAGATCCTGATGTTGTTGTCTTCGATTGCTTTGCAGTCTAACACTATTAGCTCTCCAGTTCTTCGTCTTGCTGTCAAGGTTTGTTTTTGTGCCTCAGTTTTTTGTTTCGTCACACTATGTTACTGTGCATTACTTATTGCTTCATTATGCTAACTGACCGGGTGTTGCGTGCTTGTTTTTTTGTGCTTTCTTTTCTTATGCTGCTTACTTTCTTTATACCGTTTCCTATCCTTATGGCTCTGTTctttcttcttagtgagaaaggTTAAACGATTACGTATCCTGTGATCTGTTCTAagagaaaaaaattatgctgTCTAAGTGTATCTCTATTCAGCTGGTTTATTCAAAAAACATAGCGTACAAATTCCTGTAGGTGTCTAGATAGAACTGCAACGCTTTTAGTCCCACCAAGACCGCCTGATTAGATAAAATCTAGAAGCAGCCACAGGCTGCCAATTATAATAAATTAATAACCTTGACATTTTTTCCTTGCAGCAAATCACTATCAAAGAGAAGGAGGTGGATACAAGTATGGAATCTGACATTGTCCCTGTTACTGCTAATAGATCCAAGCACGCAAAGAAACAAACGATTTTACGGACCGGATACCATAGCGGAATCAACAAAGAAGGTAAATCTGCACGAAGAAAAATAATGTTGTTTATTACTTTCTTTTCTCCTACTGATTTCTCTTTTTAAACCATCTTTGGTCAGCATCTAAATACGCATCGAAGAGGATCACTTTTTAAACCATCTTTGGTCAGCACCTAAATATGCCATACTACTGCTTTGTTGAACCATCTCAGAGCATATGGCCTTGGTTCTTTTTGGGCACAATTTTCTTTTGTTGTCTTTACATGCTCATTTAATTCATTTATGTTTCCTTTCCAGTTGCAGTGGTGGAGGATATATTCTCCGTCATGAGTGGATGCAATGGCGGAGGACAAAAAAAAGAGGTGGGGTGGAGCTTGAGCTTCCTACGAATGGTGTCTCTCTGCTGCCAGATAGGAGGCTCTTCTGGGGAGTTGGTGGCACGGGGGCACTTGCTGCCTATGAACAGGCAACTTTGCAGGCTATAAAATTCTTACAGGGATTGTATGGGTTTATGGTCAGAGACTATAATTTCCATTGTGTTGGTCTATACGGACTCGGTAGCTTCTGCGGTTGCTATTGCCGCGTCTGCTGTGAAGTATACGGCTAAACTGGAGAAGGACCGTGCCCGTCTGCTCCTTTCGTGTGCTAGCGTGGTTCCTCTCTCCAGTGGTAACTGCCTGCAGCCACAGCTTACCCTGTCGATCCCATCTTGCTCATGTGCCTCCTCCCGCGTCGATCTACTTCACTAGGTCCTCCTCACCCCTCACATGCCCTGCCAGGAGCGGCGGTGCAACAGCGACGATGCTGCACGAGATCAAACCAGAGGAATGTGATCCACATTTGTCTTTGCTTCCATGTCCACGGGAGAAAATTGCTGAACATTTTGTCATCCCCAGATTTCCTCCCCACAGTGTGGCTATCCTTACCCGTACTCTCTGAATTCAGTTTGGTTTTCTTGGTCTCCGCAAGTTTAGTTTTGCCTTTTGCTTCAAATATTTGAAAGTTCAGTTTGGCCTTTTGTATTAATTCTTGAGGCAAACAAATACCCCTATGTGATGTGTATTTCTTTGACTGCAGTTTACTAAATGTCTTGTTCAAAGTTTCTAATTTTCTGTTTTCATGTATATCTTTATATAGATAGGCAATGGCCTCATCTCAGAAAATTGCATGATATATATACTAAAGGCATCATTACATTTTAGATGGGGTTTTAACATCTTATTTTTTTTCATATTTTGTATGAATGTTGGACATACCCATCTCCATTCTGTACAAATTAAAATCTTTGCCTGCACCCTTTATTGAGAAATCAGATGCTATAGTTGCTTAGAAAAA
The Aegilops tauschii subsp. strangulata cultivar AL8/78 chromosome 3, Aet v6.0, whole genome shotgun sequence genome window above contains:
- the LOC109777247 gene encoding uncharacterized protein; translated protein: MLLSSIALQSNTISSPVLRLAVKQITIKEKEVDTSMESDIVPVTANRSKHAKKQTILRTGYHSGINKEVAVVEDIFSVMSGCNGGGQKKEVGWSLSFLRMVSLCCQIGGSSGELVARGHLLPMNRQLCRL